Within Desulfobacter sp., the genomic segment GGGATATCGCAAGTGACAACGGCGCCGGCGCCGATGATGCTGTTTTTCCCGATGGTCACCCCCTTGCAGACAATGGCGGAATCCCCGATCCAGACATTTTCCTCCAGCACCACCCGGGAAACCGTATCCGGGGGCAGGGACCGGTCGTAAATGCCGTGCCAGTCCGAATCCGTGATATAGGCATGGCTGGCCAGCATGCAGGAATCGGCAATGGAAATGCTGTTGGCCGCGGAAATCCTCACCCCCGGGGAAATCAGTACATGGTCCCCGATGCGGATTCCCTCAATATCCTTTTTTTCGGACCAGACCGTGAGCCGGGTTTTCTTGTCGGAACATCCCAGCAGGGTGACATGGCTGCCGATGGAGATGGGCCCGCCGAAAAGTTCGATGTGCCAGGGTTTTACAATATAAGGATGGGGCCCCAGGGATAAAAGCTGGGGTTCCAGGTAACGGCGGACGTAAAAGGCCTGGAGTTTATACCAGGCCTGCTTGATATAATAGGGGCGGCGGTCCTTAATCA encodes:
- a CDS encoding acyltransferase; translated protein: MIKDRRPYYIKQAWYKLQAFYVRRYLEPQLLSLGPHPYIVKPWHIELFGGPISIGSHVTLLGCSDKKTRLTVWSEKKDIEGIRIGDHVLISPGVRISAANSISIADSCMLASHAYITDSDWHGIYDRSLPPDTVSRVVLEENVWIGDSAIVCKGVTIGKNSIIGAGAVVTCDIPANVIAAGNPARVVRELDADREMITRKDRYSDTEKMTRVLEASEKAFLDGNTFWGWVRSFIAPKKEMP